DNA from Leptospira harrisiae:
CTAAGTTTACGGAGTTTTGTTTCCCAACCAGGTTCACTCACCCCCACTGCAAAAATATTTGTCGAGTTTCCCTCGCGAAAAGCCTGCCAAAGCGAATCTAAAACCCCAACTGCATTTGTATCCTGATGTTGACTATCGTTTTGGCCTTGGTTTTCCCGTTGGATTTGTTTTGCTTTAGTTAAAATTCCACCTGCCACATTCACTTCCACCATACAGGAAAGTCCTAGAGAAACCCCTACCGGCTCTTCTGCAAGATCGGAAAGTTTTTTCTGGAATTCTAAATAGGATTCGAGACCAAGAAGAAAATGATAAAAACCTTCCTTGATTAAGATTGGTTTCCAACTCCTATAAAATCCAATCTCAAGTTCCTCTCTATCCTTGGGATAAGGTGAACCAGGTTTGCCATACTTTAAAATCAAATTTTCGTTTGTTTCACTCACAAAAATTTACTTAGATTTTTTTTTACTAGATTTAGCATCTAGGGCCTTTTCTTCTTCCAAAACTTTTTTTAAGTATTGACCAGTAAACGAACGTTTTACGGTAACAACCTCTTCCGGTGTTCCGGTAGCAATCACTTCACCACCTCCGTCCCCACCTTCCGGACCAATGTCAATAATATAGTCAGCGGCTTTGATGACATCTAAGTTGTGTTCGATGATGACCATAGAATTTCCCTTGTCCACAAGCACTTGTAAAACAGAGAGAAGTTTTTCTATGTCTTCAAAATGAAGACCAGTCGTCGGTTCATCCAAAATATAAAGAGTTTTGCCCGTTGGTCTTTTGGAAAGTTCTGTGGATAGTTTGATCCTTTGTGCTTCTCCCCCGGAAAAAGTGGTGGCAGCTTGTCCCAGTTTGATATACCCAAGACCCACATCCATTAGAGTGTCTAACTTTCGTTTGAGGTTTGGGATATTTTCGAAAAAGACGACTGCCTCTTCTACGGTCATATCCAAAATATCGGAGATATGTTTTCCTTTGTATTTGACCTCTAAGGTTTCACGGTTGTATCTTTTTCCTTTACAGACTTCACATTCTACATAAATGTCTGGAAGGAAATGCATTTCGATTTTTAGGATTCCGTCCCCTTCACATTTTTCACAGCGCCCACCAGCCACGTTGAAACTAAATCGTCCCGGGCCATAACCACGGACTTTTGCTTCTTCCAATCCGCTAAATAAATCTCTGACAAAGGTAAACAAACCGGTGTAAGTGGCTGGATTGGAACGAGGAGTTCTTCCAATGGCTGACTGATCGATGTTAATCACTTTATCAATTTGGTCTTTGCCTAGGATTTTTTTGTGTTTCCCCGGAACAAGTTTCATTCCCATCACAGAGCTTGCGAGTTCCTTATAAAGAATTTCATTGATGAGAGTGGATTTACCAGAACCTGAAACACCAGTGACAACTGTGAGTGTTCCGAGTGGAATGGAAACTTCTATATTCTTTAGGTTGTTATGCGTAGCACCCGTAATCTTTAAAAACTTACCATTTCCCATCCGGCGAGTTTCTGGCATAGAAATCCGTTTTTCTCCAGAAAGGTATTTTCCTGTGACAGAATGTTTGTCCTTTTTGATTTGTTCCGGGGTTCCAAAGGAAACAATTTCGCCACCGTGGACACCGGCCCCAGGACCCATATCGACAATGAAATCAGCTTCTTCCATAGTTTCTTTGTCATGTTCCACTACGAGGACGGTATTTCCTAAGTTCCGAAGTCCTTTTAAGGTTTGGACGAGTTTGGTATTGTCTCTTTGGTGGAGACCAATGGATGGTTCATCTAAAATGTACAAAACACCCATTAGGCGAGAGCCAATTTGGGTCGCAAGGCGAATCCTTTGCATTTCACCACCGGAAAGAGTTCCGGCAGCCCGGCTTAAATTCAAATACCCAACACCTACATCATTCAAAAAATGAAGTCTTTGTAAAATCTCCTTTAAGATGGGTTTGGAGATGGTATCTTCCGCACCTTTGTATTCAGAGGACTTGGTAAAAGCCAATGCCTTTTCAATGGAAAATCCGGTATAGGCATCAATTCCAATCCCTTGGACTTTGACAGCCAATGCTTCTGGACGAAGGCGTTTTCCGTGACACTCATCACAGTCATGGTTCGTCATAAAGGATTCAAACCACTGACGCATGGAATCTGATTTTGTTTCTTTGTACCGGCGTTTGAGGTTAGGAATCACACCTTCATAGTTTTTCGAAAACTCATAATGAGAATTGGCACCACGAAAATCATAATCAATATGAATGGAAGAATCTCCATGCAAAATGGTATTTCGCACTTTTTCAGGTAAATCTTTCCATGCCGTATTTAAGTTAAATTTAAGTTTTTTGGATAACGCTTGTATGGTGGCCATATACCAATAGGAATTGGATTTGGAACCACCCCAAGCCTCAATGCAACCTTCCGCAAGAGAGGCTTCACGATCTGTCACAAGAAGGGATTCATCAAATTCAAGTAGTGCACCAAGACCATCGCAATTAGAACAAGCACCAAACGGAGAGTTAAACGAAAAAAGTCTCGGAGTGAGCTCAGGAATGCTGACATCATCACATTTCGGACATGACAATTTTTGTGAAAACAAATGATCTTTTTCGCCGTCTTCCACAACCACAATCCCTTCGGCAGTTTTTAAAGCTGTTTCTACAGAGTCAGACAACCGAGATTGGATTCCTGGTTTCATCACAATCCGGTCTACAACGATGTCAATATCGGCTTTGAAGTTTTTCTTTAAGGGAATTTCATCTTCCAGAGAATACACTTCCCCATTCACTCGCACCCGGTTGAATCCTTCCTTTTTAAATCGTTCCAGAACTTCCTTGTGTTCCCCTTTTTTCCCCTGAATGACAGGAGCCATAATTTGGAGTTTGGTTCCTTCTGGAAATAAATTGATTCTGTCTGTAATTTGGTCCACGGAAAGACTGGAAATAGGAGTTCCACATTTGGGACAATGAGGTTTTCCGACCCTTGCATATAACAGTCGTAAATAGTCATAAATTTCAGTCACAGTTCCGACAGTGGAACGAGGGTTTCTATGAGTTGTTTTTTGTTCGATGGAAATGGCTGGGCTTAGACCCTCAATTTGGTCCACCTCAGGTTTTTCCATTTGCCCAAGAAATTGACGAGCGTAACTGGAAAGGGATTCCACATACCTTCTTTGTCCTTCTGCATAAATGGTATCAAAAGCCAGGGAAGATTTTCCTGAACCAGAAAGACCAGTGATGACCACAAGTTTGTCCCTGGGGATATCAAGGTTTACGTTTTTAAGGTTATGTTCACGAGCGCCACGAATACGAATAAAGGAATCCACAACGGATAGCTTGTTTTCCTCTTTCATTCTGGAAAGAATTTTAAGAAATGACGGAAGAGGATCTTACGTGTTTCGAATTCTTTTTTTAATCATTTTCCTTCCCTTCCGGCTTCTGTACCAGATTTACCT
Protein-coding regions in this window:
- the uvrA gene encoding excinuclease ABC subunit UvrA, with amino-acid sequence MKEENKLSVVDSFIRIRGAREHNLKNVNLDIPRDKLVVITGLSGSGKSSLAFDTIYAEGQRRYVESLSSYARQFLGQMEKPEVDQIEGLSPAISIEQKTTHRNPRSTVGTVTEIYDYLRLLYARVGKPHCPKCGTPISSLSVDQITDRINLFPEGTKLQIMAPVIQGKKGEHKEVLERFKKEGFNRVRVNGEVYSLEDEIPLKKNFKADIDIVVDRIVMKPGIQSRLSDSVETALKTAEGIVVVEDGEKDHLFSQKLSCPKCDDVSIPELTPRLFSFNSPFGACSNCDGLGALLEFDESLLVTDREASLAEGCIEAWGGSKSNSYWYMATIQALSKKLKFNLNTAWKDLPEKVRNTILHGDSSIHIDYDFRGANSHYEFSKNYEGVIPNLKRRYKETKSDSMRQWFESFMTNHDCDECHGKRLRPEALAVKVQGIGIDAYTGFSIEKALAFTKSSEYKGAEDTISKPILKEILQRLHFLNDVGVGYLNLSRAAGTLSGGEMQRIRLATQIGSRLMGVLYILDEPSIGLHQRDNTKLVQTLKGLRNLGNTVLVVEHDKETMEEADFIVDMGPGAGVHGGEIVSFGTPEQIKKDKHSVTGKYLSGEKRISMPETRRMGNGKFLKITGATHNNLKNIEVSIPLGTLTVVTGVSGSGKSTLINEILYKELASSVMGMKLVPGKHKKILGKDQIDKVINIDQSAIGRTPRSNPATYTGLFTFVRDLFSGLEEAKVRGYGPGRFSFNVAGGRCEKCEGDGILKIEMHFLPDIYVECEVCKGKRYNRETLEVKYKGKHISDILDMTVEEAVVFFENIPNLKRKLDTLMDVGLGYIKLGQAATTFSGGEAQRIKLSTELSKRPTGKTLYILDEPTTGLHFEDIEKLLSVLQVLVDKGNSMVIIEHNLDVIKAADYIIDIGPEGGDGGGEVIATGTPEEVVTVKRSFTGQYLKKVLEEEKALDAKSSKKKSK